A window from Hymenobacter volaticus encodes these proteins:
- a CDS encoding OmpA family protein, translating into MRLSEQRAQVVRRYLVQQGIDSARLVARGYGGTRPVADNRDPQQRARNRRVEVVVQ; encoded by the coding sequence GTGCGCCTGTCGGAACAAAGGGCCCAGGTGGTGCGGCGCTATTTGGTACAGCAGGGTATCGACTCGGCGCGACTAGTGGCTCGCGGCTATGGCGGCACTCGCCCGGTGGCCGACAACCGCGACCCGCAGCAGCGCGCCCGTAACCGCCGGGTGGAAGTGGTAGTCCAGTAA